AAGAGTCTAAAACACATATGTGATGAGGAAATCACTATGTTTAGCCTCAACCTAAGACTGAAAGGAAAAATGAGCttaaacttacttgctctatagaAGAAATTGATCAAGTAGAAACATAGACCTCGTTGTTGTAGTCGTTTAggcacctcctgatcgtcaaagaGATGACTCAGAAATCAGATACCTTAAAGAGAAAGTAGAGAGACAATTtgtgttttagataatgaaacgcgatataaacttttgtttatattgtAAAACTTTTCTTACTAATATAAGTCGGTCTCATTAAAATAGAACACCCATCTActttaaatacttaaatttctAGATTATCGCAATTCTGGTCATTGACAGTTATAGCATTTTCCAGTACAATTCCTGATGATTCAGAGAATGAAATAGTTGGTTGCAAGCTTGACTACatagtaattacttttttttcaaagatcATGTGCATGTTTTTTCTTCCATAACTCCTTAAAATTAATGCAGCTTCCCTACACACATTGAATATcaaaactaaattgattttaaagcttgttgatatgagtaaccaaatcaattcctttaagctatccttcaactgtatagtacCAGTTTTCGCATGGTTCGCCCTCGAACCACACcgacgaggctttccagtgtgctttggcctcactcacacactttccgagaaaacttcccgaaaggtcacccatcccataattactctaggctaagcacccttaaccatggagttcttatgagttaggctaccgaaaagcaaatgcatttgttggtatgagtagccaaatcaattcctttaagttatccttcaactgtataatCTCATACCTCTAGATCCCTCTCCtttcggtgtatgttcgattcgtccatgtgccccttccattGGAAGCCTGTCAgaagccgctccttgtccatgcctcttgcaccggcgatcactccccgccatCGTCAGTGCCTGGGTGTCACATGAAGGAATAATAAGATATGCTAGTATGATATTGTCCATTAGTATATGTGAAACACATATAAGATGATAATTATAgtttaaagaaaagtaaaatattcaCAAGAATAGGTTCTCAATTCTTAATGATCCTtagaaaaacaaagaatgaGAGAACTGACATCCAAAGGTAGTTAAACCTCCATAGCAAAAGGAGGATCCCATCAGACAAGTGAAATTTCACCATCTACAAAATAggataaattgttaaaataattttaagtcaCGAAAAACGAGAAAGTCCTTTTGaggaaaatattataaacacaTACTTCATTCAATCATGGTCGTTTGACTTAATAAGTAAAacttatgaaatttaattatagcACATAACATTAAGCAATTCATGTAGTGATATCCTTAAAACATGGTTAAGATGCAACATTTGCTTGAAATGAACTttcaatttaaagaatttaGTTCAAGGCTAATAAACCTCTCCAAAATAACTGGTGTACtaacaaaacacacaaatttacaaaatacaCTCCAcctcaaaagaaaagaaagaagacaaaATATGAAGTGAGCAAAATCAACTTCATAAATCCTAAATTAGATGAATATGGATTCTAAATGGAGAAGGAAATGatcactacaaaaattattgaaattactGATGGAATTTTACCGACGAAAAAAATCTATCTGTAAATTTgaattaccaacaaattttactaatgaattttgaaattcaattatcGACATATTTGTCTGTcgataatttatatttcatttatcgaAGAATAAATTCAATGGTAAATCCATCggtaatacatattttatttattcgtGTAAAGTTCATTAGTAAGTCCGTTAGTAAAAAGAGTGATAAATTTTATGTCcattatttctctctctcttatttcaAACTTATTTCTCTTCTTATTCCACAACCTCAAACCTCGTTTCTCATTCTCCCATCTTCCTCATTTCCCTCATCTCAACTTAGACCACTGTAGTTATAGGTCCCTTTGACGCGCCTCCATCTTTGTTAAGCAAAGTCGTCTTCTTCATCACCAACAACGCTATCGAGCTTGGGGTTTTCTACTTCATCTTCTTATTCTCTAACACATGCAAGGGAGGGTTAGTGCTTCTATTCTTCCTCTTTCATGCAAGGGTGCATCCAAGCCAGGTCCACTGTCGTCGTGCCATGCACTGCCACCATTGTGCATCGTCGTTGGACAATGATGAATTTAAGGCCAGCCAAATCCcattattctcttttctttgttttctctcttttttatttgtgtttgtggtGAAGTAATTTTCTAGGTTGgctataattttttacatattatgaAATTGTGTGAATTTGTATGAAATTGTTTTAATGACAATTGGATGATAATAAATTTGTGAAACAAAACAAAGCGAGATGATGAAATTTTGTGCTGGTTATGAAATTGTATGAATCTGTATGAGATTGGTTTGTAATGTGTTAAGTTATCTGGATCGAAAATATTAAGGgagataaaaaaaggaaaataggaaGAAGATGAATCAGATTgtagttattataatttgtaatgtGTTAATTTGCGACGGATTTTTCCATCGATAATTATGGTcaaatttttgttgtatttattgACAAGTTTTTCTATTAGTACTTACCGACGAatatttccttcattttccaataGAAATATTTGTCAGTAATTATTACCGATTATGTTATTACGACGAATTTTGGTCTGTCTATAATTCGTTGAAAAAAAGTCATTAtcgaaaaaaaatttattgatagatTTTGAACGTTAGTAATACCTATTTTTTTGTAGTTTACAAATGAAGAGCATGTGAagtgaaaaaacattttaaaataaatgagacTGAGCGAAGGGGCGAACCCTCCTCTTTGGCATAAATCTCCCTCAACAGTGTCATTGCTTTGATGTGGTTCCGCGACAGAACATGGTAAGAGCGCAAGCTTGATTATGGAGTAATCATATTATGTAGCTTTTGATCTTACTAAAGTTATGTGGTTTGTGATTAAAAACAATACTAACATCAACATCCGACGAGATGGCATCGTTGGTGGCTTTGTCGACACAAAATTATGTTGCCGAAAAAGCCGCTACAGGTTGTTTCGTGCATAATGCATGGTTTTGCATTTTGATTCCTATCAATTAAGTTTATATGAATCTGATTCTCCTACATAAACATTTGTGCCATAATCTATAAGCAAATATAGTTGTgcaaataaatatagaaaaatacagacgaaaagatagagaaagaaagaaagagtgaCCTAACGTAGATAAGTGGtgagaaatttaaataataagagtTAGAAAAAGCTGGAAAGGAAGAAGGGAAAGTAAAATccataaagaaaaaagaaaagtaaaagacgcgaagtagagaaaaagaaataacacaGTTAATACTTCAATTCTTATTGATGGTTTATATTACACTGATCTCACGcacgaaaaatatttttctctgaAGTATATTGCACTACcttttattaattgaataagGCCATTATAATAGtcgtacaaaaacaaaataaaaattgttacatacaaaaatataaaaactaaacaacGGAAATATATTCTCATCCCctaaaactaacaaaatcaaaattacacttttaaccattttttaaatttaagtttatttaacaaaactcccccataaacttaaattttttcttcctccatCTCAATCAGCTTTCTTAATTCTTGAAATGATGTTGTAGGTAATGCCTTTGTGAATATATCAATTATCTTCTTCTTGCTCACTACATGTTCAAGTTCTACACTTCCTTCCTTCACCTTTTCCCCAATAAAATGGAAACGAACATCAATATGCTTACTTCTCCCGTGGTTGACTAGGTTCTTTTCCAACACAATTGTCGATCTATTATCTACTCGGATCAACACCTTTTCTTCTTGcattatcttcaaattcttcAATAGGTTTCTCAGCCGGATTGCATGTCAGACACTCCAAGATTTTGCCACATATTCAGCCTCACACGTTGATAGTGCAATAAtatgttgtttctttgagaGCCAAGTAAATGTTGTATCTCCCATAAAGAAGACATAGCCAGTTATGCTCTTTCGATCATCCATATCTCACACCAATCGTGGTATGAATACCCACTAAGTCGATAGTTATCCGACTTAGTATACCATAATCCGAAAGACATAGTTCCCTTTACATACCTTAGTATCCGCTTCAATGATTTCCAATGAGAATACCTTGGCTCCTCCATAAAATGACTTATGACTCCCACGCTGAGCATAGGTCTGGCCTTGTGGTTGTTAAGTACCTAAGACTCTCAATCAAGCTTCGGTATCTACTTGCATCAACACAGTCCCCTTCTTCATTTTTTGATAACTTAGTGTCAGGTTCCATTGGAGTGGAAACTGGATTGCACTTCATCACCTTTGCCCTTTTCAATATATCTTCAGCATACCTCTTTTGAGACACAAAAATCCCTGTTGAGCTTTGGTTCACCTCTAGtcccaaaaaatatttcattatgcCTAGATCGGTCATTTCAAACTTCCTTTTCATCACTTCTTTAAATTCTTCAACTAGGTCGGCTTTACTTCCcatgaaaatcaaataatctACATATAGAGCAACAATCAACATACCTGTTTTGTGCTTCTTTAGGTATAGAGCATGTTTGTACGAACATTTCTCATAACCATTCTTCTTGAAATATGTATCAGTTCTTTCATTCCATGCTCGAGGAGCTTACTTCAGACCATACAACGCCTTCTTCAGCTTCAACACATTCTTTTCTTCACCTCTTCTCATGTAATCGAGAGGTTACTCTACATAGACCTCCTTTTCAagaaaaccatttaaaaattcaaacttcGCGCCCATTTACTGCATCCTCGTTGAGTTGCTAGTGAGAACAGTAGCTGGATTGTTTCCATCCTTGTCACTAGAGCGAATACTTCATCATAATCAATTCCCTTATGTTGTTTGTAGCCTTTCACCACAAGTCGAGCTTTATAATGCTCCACCTCTCCTTctgtattaattttcattttatataccCACTTTACACCAATTGGCCGAACACTccacatttcatttttttcaattgagctaatatcattatccataccTTTCTTCCATCTTTCATCTAGCAcaacttcttcaaattttatatcttcTGAACCCGATAAAAAACATGTTACATTTACCTCATGAGTGGAGTTATCTAAGCTCTTGCTAATCATATCTTGCTTCAAACACTTTTTCTGCAAAATCTTTAGTTGCAGTTTATACAACTGATTTTTCTTCGTTTTTACCTTGACTGTTAGACAACCATGCTTATCCTTTAAATACAATACCTGGTCTTTCATAAAAACTGAATTacctttttcaattatttgacTCATGCTTAAAATATTGCTCTTTAACTCGGGAACATAGTAAACGTCCTTGATCTCTCCAACTTGTTCATCCTTTTGCATATGCCAGATTGTTCCATGCCCCTTCACGACCACCTTGGAGTCATCTCCGAAAGACACAAATTCGGCCTCCACCTTGGTGAGTTTATCAGAGAAACTCTCGTTTCGACACATGTGATTACTTGCTTCAGTATCTAAATATCATACTGAGTTGGTATAAATTTCCTCAACCTTTGATTTCAAGCATAGTCCAACATCCCAATTCTCCACCTTCGACTTTGAGATCTTTGATGTCGAAAATTCTCATTTCTTCTGTAAGAAGGTTTCTCTTAGTTTTCTTCTCGGCTCAACAAAATTTTGCAACGCGACCGAGCTTACCACACTTGTAGTACTTCATTGATCTACATTCATTTGTATAGTGACCGTGATTGTCACATTTAAAACACTCCACTTCTTACTGATCTCCTCGGCCTTTCCCTCGTCCTCGGTCATGCCAATTCTGCTGACCAGTTTGTTCTCCATTGCCTCGACCACATCCACCACGTCCTCTTCCTCGGCCTCATCGCCATTTGCCTCCAGGACCTCCGCTCTGAGTATTCCGAGTTCTATTCAAGTCAAACTGTGCTCGTAGTGCTTGATCGTCGagttcccttttttttctttttcttcctcaatttGTGGGCCTTCAATGACCCAGCTAACTCCTTCACAGTGAGAGTTGATAAATCATTTGTCTCTTCAATAGTGACCACAatactttcaaaatcatccatCATATTTTTCTAGATCTTTTTCGCAACCCGGTTAGGAGGAACCTCTTCTCCGTTCATTCcgagttggttggccatcttTTACACTTGAGTTATAAAATCGACAACTCCCTTCTTTTCATCCATCTCCATATGTTTAAACTCTCTTTCGAGATCTTATACCCGAACCTGCGAGTATCTCCTTTGTATGTCACCTTCAAAATTTCTCATGCTTCTTTTGCGGACTTTGCGTCAGCTATTTTCTCAAATATGGACTCATCCACTGCATTATACAAAAAGTATAAAGTCAATTTGTCTTTCAATCGTGTCTTTTTCAGTGCAGTGGTTTGATTCAATGTCTAATTCTCATCATTTGCGGGTTCATGGTACCCGTCCTCCACTATGTCCTATACATCTTGAGATCCAAGAACCTTCATCTGCAAAGACCAATTGTTGTAATTGGTCTTTTTCAACAACTGTGACACGCTCATTCTATTGACTATCTTTGTCTtctctcacaaaaaaaaatctcaaacacTCATTTTTTTCCTGACGGTGTTTGACTCTTCTccctctattttttttttctctctcgatACTCAGAGCATAAAAATTCTGACACCACTTTGTTAAACTAAtctcatacaaaaaaaaaatagtgttctCTAAAATATATTACGTTACCTTTTATCAATTGAATAAGaccattaaaataatcatacaaAAGTTGTtacatacaaaaatttaaaaattaaacaacggACCCATCCCTTAAACTAACAAAATCAAATGTtacacttttaatattttttaaatttaaatttatttaacagttttcaaaagttaatttcaaaagtaagataataaaacttaattatgattttgtttattacatcgttggaaattaaaaaaaaataaaacttaatttaattttatgtgaaAACGACtgaaaattaatagaaatttttGAAATCGTGGAAAAATAAACTTCTATATTACATTGTAATAACTggataaatattttcttataatgcaataataattataaattataattagatgGGATTTTGATAGTTATAGTaagattcaaaatttatattgtaaatacttataataatatatactatatataatattaattgtttaaagaTAACAACGgatataattagtataaaaataactgtatatttaatatacattatgtatttagtataaaaataaatttaacaacagtaataataaaaatataaccattaatagtttaatcaatgtcctacattttttaattctttattgttactaaaaatatatttaactgtTGATGATAAGATTAGATAAAGggagttatattttaattcgtGGTGAATGTAAGTATTTATATgctcaatttattattttaagttttgtttttataaaaaatactagTAAATTcactttttcataataatatatatgtaaaagaaaatatcttaCATTTGCAAAATCATTAAATGTATATTAggataataattgaatttaaatagaCACCTTTAATTATCAGTACAATAAgattattagtttataaaaattactctaaaaattcatcatgataattagaattattaaaaataaaatattttttgttatattttatataatttcattaaaaagaattttatagaTAAGAatgacattaaaattattatatagatAAGAGTAACATGACtgtatgatataaaaaaatatatatatctatgcctaattaatgaaataattaaagaatgaagcaataaaaatatatcataatgaCGGTTACATGGAGTTTGAGAGTTTCaagtcaaacaaaaataatcaaagcCTACTTTGTCTCcgttctctctctttctcttttcctctcttccatctttctttctctctcttccatctATAAAATGACATACTCACTCACCTAATATTGCACAACCATAGCATTCTCTTCACACTTTAGTTGAGTGATACTTGACTCATTCAGTCACTCACATCTCTCTTGCATTCTCTCCTTTGCAACTATGAATGCTCTAGCCGCCACCAACCGCAACTTTCAACGTGCAGCTCGCATTCTGGGCTTGGATTCCAAGCTTGAGAAGAGTCTTCTCATACCCTTTAGAGAAATCAAGGTAGTCAACCTTCGTATGCTCTGCTCCCTTTTATGGATTTTCAGTCCTCTTGTTTGCATGGCTTTCTTTTTCACTCACCTGATAAAAAAAAGTGGtgatcttttcattttattgtttgtGGGATGTGTGAAGAATGTCTGGAAAAGAATTTACCTGTGGTTTGCTCTGATCTTTTCAGGTTGAATGCACCATCCCGAAAGATGATGGAACTCTGGTTTCCTACGTGGGATTCAGGATCCAACATGATAATGCTCGTGGTCCAATGAAAGGAGGGATTCGATATCACCCAGAGGTTTGAATATATcatgttgtttttctgttttctcagtattttgaatttgattttgtatttaaGTGAACTCTTGATATTATGATTTATCTTTAAAGTATGCAATTTGACTCAAATTATTTCATTTGAGTCCATActgatatgattattttttttaccatatttGTTTTGAACTGCTCtgttatattataattgttatttttgtgaaaGTGATGATATAAATTGTGAACTGTTGTCATTTCCTCTCTATAACTTAATACCTGTGGCAAAtcattattgaaattttatgtttccaattatttaattaattgatggTGTTGAACATTGATTGACCCATACAGAATCATTATTGCACCTGTTGCAGTAACTTTGTAATGAAATTCCAAAGAGGAAATGGTACCTTCCTTTCACTCAATCTAATCATGCCATCCACGCGGAATTCAATCAGACAGTAAATTTGCATGTTGAATGTGACATTTATTATGTAGATCTGCCGAATCCAATCACGAAATACATGCAACATTTCTTCTGTTTGCTAATATTGTGTTCCTAAATCTACATGCTTCTTGAATTGTCCTTATCTCATAATGAAATTGCATAAATGcctttgaaaatttattttcctatcTGATCTTCTGAATTCAATCATGGAATAGATGTTgcatcttctttttcattttattacttACCAGAGTAAAGTAAATGTAACATGATACTATAGTTGTTTCTGAGATGGTTTTCATCCATCACAGCAGAACAAAAATTTTGGAATACTACATAAACACGGTAACAAACCATTCTAGCTATGTTGTTTAATAGTGCTTCAACTATAATAGATTAACTTCATCGTAGTTCCGATCTACACTTTGCTAGGCTAAAAGAGATTGCTGATTTACAAAGTTATTTTCATGatcatttatcatttttttttttcattttgatgcCAGGTTGACCCAGATGAAGTGAATGCTCTAGCTCAGTTGATGACATGGAAGACAGCTGTAGCAGACATTCCCTATGGAGGAGCAAAAGGTGGGATTGGCTGCAACCCTAGAGATCTGAGTATTAGTGAGTTAGAACGTCTTACTCGGGTTTTCACTCAGAAGATTCATGATCTTATCGGTGTTCAAAGGGATGTTCCTGCCCCAGATATGGGAACTAATGCTCAGGTACTGATagtatcaattttattaatgattgtATTTTATAGTTTCATATATCTCTAATTATTTCACTGAAACAGACCATGGCATGGATTCTTGATGAGTATTCAAAGTTTCACGGTCATTCACCAGCTGTCGTGACTGGGAAGCCTATTGTAAGTCTCAAATGCACAATACCCTTAGGAACTGTTAATAAATTTGACATTAGAGTTATTAGGAAATTTACTTTGAATTTTAATGTTACTTTTCTTTAGGATCTCGGAGGATCGTTGGGAAGGGAGGCTGCCACGGGTCTTGGAGTAGTTTTTGCAACTGAAGCCTTGTTTGCTGAATATGGGAAGTCCATTGCTGATCAGACATTTGTTATCCAGGTAATAATTTCCACTGCCATCATGGTAAGATGATATAGTGTGTACATATGAATCTCAGTTTCAACATCTATTTGATTTTAATCACATCAGGGGTTTGGAAATGTGGGCACATGGGCTGCTAAGTCTATTTATGAGAGAGGGGGAAAGGTGATTGCTATCAGTGATATCAGTGGTGCTATCAAAAACACAAATGGAATCGACATCCCTGCTCTGTTGAAATACAAGGATGAGGGCAATGGAACCCTGAAGGACTTTCCAGGTGCGGAAGTGATGGATCCAAATGAGTTGCTTGTTCATGAATGCGACGTGCTTATCCCTTGTGCATTGGGAGGAGTTCTAAATAGGTATGAATTTCTAAGTTTGTATGCTTGTGTTTGTTTTGACACTGATCCATTAAACTTTTTCCAAATGCACGCTAAACGGGAGATTTTGACTAAAATCCTCTTATTTAGGTCTTTCTTTACTAATGATTTTAACAACAACTTAActttagtatattatttttgaagGGAAAATGCTTCTAACGTGAAggcaaaatttataatagaagcaGCAAACCATCCCACTGACCCTGAAGCGGATGAGGTAAGTCGATTGCCCTCAGGCTATATACATATGTGATAATGTAAAGATATAATGAGTGATTTTCTTTTTGCAGATTTTGTCTAAGAAAGGAGTCATCATATTACCTGACATCTATGCCAATGCTGGTGGAGTGACTGTGAGCTACTTTGAATGGGTTCAGGTAGATAGAATCAAttaagtttaagtttattttgacAGTGTTGACTGcgttttattgtttaacttcTTCTGGTTATGTGCTGCTTGCAGAATATTCAAGGTTTCATGTGGGATGAGGAAAAGGTGAATCATGAGTTGAAGAAATACATGACCAGATCTTTCCAAGACATCAAGGCAATGTGCAAGATGCATAACTGTGACTTGCGAATGGGAGCCTTCACTCTTGGAGTGAACCGTGTTGCTCGTGCTACTCTTCTCAGAGGTTGGGAAGCTTAGGTTCTCCACCTGCAAGAATAGGATTTTATATGGCTGTGATTTCTTTAATCTAGGTTTAATCTAGGTCTAGTTAGTCAAGTAAAAGGCATTAGAGAGTAGCCAATAAAACATTATTCTCGCCATTTGGTCTGTCCACAGTGTATGGTTCTTGGCATTTGGTGTTGATAATGCCATAGTTACAGCCATATTTGTTTCAAATGTTCTAGTTATTCTAGTTTGATGTATTAGTGGATTGCAGATTTTTAGTCTAATGCAGTTTTTTAGTCTATTGCAGTTTTTTAGtctattgatttttattttgaaatcttaGTCACGGGCTCATCTTCCTTTACTAAAAAAGAatcttcattaaaaataactaataaataatctCCATAAAACCCATTGTCGAAAAATACCAatctaataaaatgacaatacTAAAGTAATAGcataatagattttttattgAGAGGTTATAGTTGCATCAAGACAGTCTGGTATATGTCAAGTCGTACTACATTcttgaaaaattttattttgatgtgaGTTGTACAACTAAGTTGCTTGAACTTAGAAATTCACTTATAAATccaatttgtttatattaaaaactctTTTCAATTTTGGCAACTCATATGTAAGACTTACATtaagtaacatttttttattttcaaacaaatctAATTAGAGACGATCATTCTTATCTCTAACGAAAGTAACATCCATTAAAGGAAGATCACTTCTAGGGGGACCGCTCTCACTTTAAAAATCAATGATACAGTGGTCACTGTCTCGAGCTTCCTTCCATTCAGAATATTGTTATGGCAAGTTTGGTTCAGTGATGGAAAGATCTTTTCTCAGACGGAAATGTTCGGTAAGTTTCATGTCAACCTTTGTATACGTATGAATACCTGAGAATGATGGGCTTCGCAAATTCATGTTAGTTATCTCAATCGAGATTGCAACAAAAATGAAACTGAAAGTCGTATTAATTTTGGAAGTTCAGGGATcttgaaataagaaaaagacaATTCCCGCATTGCAAACAGACAAACTATCTAGGCCATTTGAAGCCGGGACGAGAGAAGGATTTGAACTACAATGTCTAATTCATATCCATGTCTTTTTTGTAGTAGAAAGAGTAATAGAGAACTGTATTAAGAGACATATAAAGGGAGAACTACAAAACAGTAATTCCACTACTCATTCTTTGGAGTGCTTGAATTTTCGTCCTGCCAAGTTGCTTGCCATTGCTTGTCATATAAAGTAGTCTCATCCAATAGCTTCTTAAGGTTTTCAAGGTCCTCATTCTTTCGGATCAGAAGAACTCCGACCACAGCCACGAACAGCAGAGTTTTGCAAAAGAAGTTTCCCATTTGATCCACTAGGCCTACTCCCGTCAAGCTATCAACCAGATAGGCCATAAAGAATCCTATCATCGCGGCACGACCTGCACGATActcaaaacaagaaagaaaaaaaattaacaatgaaGGTTctgttagtttttatttgtcTCTTACTAACATaagaaattattctttaatttcattctGGAATGCAAATCATAACTGACCATTGAGTAGTTCAGCTTCGGGGAGATGGAACCTTTTCATCCATGCCCACCAGGGTATGATGGAGGTGTCAAAAACTACAGGATTTTCATTGCTGGATGATTCCGGGTTATCCTCAAGCCATTTCCTCCTTCTAGCCTCTGAAAATAATTACACCCTGGGATGAAATACAGGTTGATGTATTTTTTAAGGGTAAAAAATGAAACCAACAAGATATGAATCTGATCCAACATCAACTATGTGTTAGCCCTCtgtcaaataaacacaaaatgaaCCATACTCTGTCAATTGGAATATATCAGGAATGACATTGGAAGCAGACCCATCTACTCCATTTTATTAGCAAACTGATTTCTTTGGGGTATAGAAATGTCACACTCTTCAAGCCACATTTAATTTGACAAAGGCTTTTCACCTTGACAGTGACACAACGAAGAATTTATCATTCAAGAATAGCCAGAGTCCGAGCACTTCTATGTGATGACAAGTTACACCATACTGGAACACATCGACAATCTAAAAGCCGCGAAAAAGGTATATCTTTTTTCTTGTCAACAAGGTTTATAGCAATTAACAATAATGCCTCTGCAAAATGGTTACTTTAAATTACTGAAGAAGAAACAGATATGTATGAAACCATAAGGGTTACAggcagcaaccaaaacttaatttaaaagaaagaaaaattaaaagcatcACAATGATCAAGGGATAATAACATTACCAGCATCAATTACAGCATCCCAATCGGTGGAGCCATTTTTCTGAAACTGCTTCAAGTCCCATGTTCCAGAAACCCATCTTGGATCCACGAAACCACTTTGAACTTTCACGTCCTCACTCTGAACCGCAACAGCAGCAGCCCCATTGGTTCCAACAGAACTGTTCTCGAGCGGCGGGGGAGAAGACTCCGGCGCGGCCTGCTCCGGAGGCGGCTCGACGGCAGTTCCGACGCCGTTCTCAGCAGCAGCCGCCTTCAATGGAGAGATAGGAAGGGTCCTGGACCTGAGAGAGAATAAAAAGTTGGTCTTGTGAAAGAGACGGGGTTTGGATTGCGACGAAGGAGTGGCTGAGAAATGGGTGGGAGGGGAAAAGGAAGCCATGGTGGTTGACATGCTTTGCATCTGCATTAATTTGGTTGGTATGTGGGTATGaatttgtgtgtgtatgtggtGGA
This genomic stretch from Vigna radiata var. radiata cultivar VC1973A chromosome 7, Vradiata_ver6, whole genome shotgun sequence harbors:
- the LOC106767162 gene encoding glutamate dehydrogenase A isoform X1 produces the protein MNALAATNRNFQRAARILGLDSKLEKSLLIPFREIKVECTIPKDDGTLVSYVGFRIQHDNARGPMKGGIRYHPEVDPDEVNALAQLMTWKTAVADIPYGGAKGGIGCNPRDLSISELERLTRVFTQKIHDLIGVQRDVPAPDMGTNAQTMAWILDEYSKFHGHSPAVVTGKPIDLGGSLGREAATGLGVVFATEALFAEYGKSIADQTFVIQGFGNVGTWAAKSIYERGGKVIAISDISGAIKNTNGIDIPALLKYKDEGNGTLKDFPGAEVMDPNELLVHECDVLIPCALGGVLNRENASNVKAKFIIEAANHPTDPEADEILSKKGVIILPDIYANAGGVTVSYFEWVQNIQGFMWDEEKVNHELKKYMTRSFQDIKAMCKMHNCDLRMGAFTLGVNRVARATLLRGWEA
- the LOC106767162 gene encoding glutamate dehydrogenase 2 isoform X2 → MVFIHHSRTKILEYYINTVDPDEVNALAQLMTWKTAVADIPYGGAKGGIGCNPRDLSISELERLTRVFTQKIHDLIGVQRDVPAPDMGTNAQTMAWILDEYSKFHGHSPAVVTGKPIDLGGSLGREAATGLGVVFATEALFAEYGKSIADQTFVIQGFGNVGTWAAKSIYERGGKVIAISDISGAIKNTNGIDIPALLKYKDEGNGTLKDFPGAEVMDPNELLVHECDVLIPCALGGVLNRENASNVKAKFIIEAANHPTDPEADEILSKKGVIILPDIYANAGGVTVSYFEWVQNIQGFMWDEEKVNHELKKYMTRSFQDIKAMCKMHNCDLRMGAFTLGVNRVARATLLRGWEA
- the LOC106769581 gene encoding light-harvesting complex-like protein 3 isotype 2, chloroplastic; translation: MQMQSMSTTMASFSPPTHFSATPSSQSKPRLFHKTNFLFSLRSRTLPISPLKAAAAENGVGTAVEPPPEQAAPESSPPPLENSSVGTNGAAAVAVQSEDVKVQSGFVDPRWVSGTWDLKQFQKNGSTDWDAVIDAEARRRKWLEDNPESSSNENPVVFDTSIIPWWAWMKRFHLPEAELLNGRAAMIGFFMAYLVDSLTGVGLVDQMGNFFCKTLLFVAVVGVLLIRKNEDLENLKKLLDETTLYDKQWQATWQDENSSTPKNE